A portion of the Nomia melanderi isolate GNS246 chromosome 2, iyNomMela1, whole genome shotgun sequence genome contains these proteins:
- the LOC116426205 gene encoding uncharacterized protein LOC116426205 isoform X5: protein MFSEILAVTEQHSLELERLTEENETLRSRLRDVAHSPLSDSEKQQLLLDASRLHNSAPASIAIPQDEASTPITSIPQDSGQCTTPDWDKHSSSSVSEVSVACLQDRILQMEETHYSTNEELQATIQELSDLQAQLTELQADNERLTEEKDVLLESLCRQTEKLEDSRSKVDTLQGLLLREEQPQESSKGYNTEREQKLVDLLKSAQEERESLLQKQEELTSELKVLRAAAEVSTAESERLTKCVHLLESTVEVANNERKQLDMELAEARQEGANRSIEISRLATLLENARAKIEELEQSRQVENKSEADELLDAARREKDTLETQAAALQEQLARSHCDHDRLRDQYSQLQEEYKVARNNAKSAIDDLEYRLNQLKDERLSVSTELQLVRDSLAELQAQCQRHLEDKRELKAALNEAQRREREAQTRQFELERALAEERKLRQDEVVEWEQFQTDLLMTVRVANDFKTEAQSELERVVLENKAQRDKLRALEAQLDKLNKASTPVSQCKIYSNATRSSRKPASNILKRGRTIVKRRHESKKSALNSDLPITTIDPDPCDAVNPKFEEPNSSIALEELNVPLQYENVEFDDKLTKCSKEPVKLDDKLISGKEIEFCPIPDKNELHSSKKNVFESVNDISKDSNLLNTCSSVGFNLTDESKRSSDSLNYSGDHPELNISNMSTVEKNVVAKASLLNDIKGIQNMGKDCYGITISNSKFYVPMDYVFSGTENVMDDLKFEVEPEMKKAWQECTRGTNGIKEESQALNKSDLEKDKENLSNEFDATSKLEDDLNSQQFANKKRKMFLTKTESDINNEIIDSLIDSTQRKNISKANRWHKSHSVSLENINIPDKLKNTEELISDHNHIKKNGIHYRDTKGPTPLRPQSVPIEFNLHKKPDHPGLSDVNENNPIIPKKETNEKTAAPYPILSSVENLPTTALDITTSPKICSNSHSKENTPGSNSLNPPTTVQRIPSGSPKLDSEVQETKKGLTLCEANRLKRMKFLNMNLCQSDSEQQQSVNGSITTNKESHESDVTNVTSNIKTDQSNSVFVNKDKSVIGRTSSLREKFETIVEDVELRPGRQIGTKRDPNQKVIQQPPQRPASTPTDTQQCVLTSVQQEIAARRKANISRQDSRLSVKCLIESIENATKQAKAGPGSRSSSTSSLNSIGTNDIMTLKAPLRDQQQINNLICTANTTNNNKTQAVITRKPLSETKSTPVVLSPGELLDSAALNAKAIDFVRRNSVTDLSERKDPLCGLIKNGGSKRNALLKWCQNKTLGYRNIDITNFSSSWNDGLALCAILHSYLPHKVPYDTLTPVEKRRNFSIAFSAAESVGIPTTLNIGEMCQLERPDWQQVMTYVTSIYKHFET, encoded by the exons ATGTTTAGTGAAATTCTCGCCGTAACG GAGCAGCACAGTTTGGAGTTAGAGCGTTTGACAGAAGAGAACGAAACTCTTCGCTCAAGACTCAGGGACGTAGCTCATTCTCCATTATCGGATTCTGAGAAGCAGCAACTACTTCTGGATGCATCCAGATTGCATAACTCTGCACCAGCATCCATAGCCATTCCTCAAGATGAAGCTTCTACCCCTATCACGTCCATACCCCAAGATAGTGGACAATGCACTACCCCGGATTGGGACAAACATTCTTCCAGTTCTGTATCAGAGGTTTCTGTCGCATGTCTGCAGGATAGAATATTGCAAATGGAAGAAACACATTATTCAACGAACGAGGAGTTACAAGCAACAATACAGGAATTAAGCGATCTACAA GCGCAGCTTACAGAATTACAAGCTGATAATGAAAGGTTAACAGAGGAGAAGGATGTGCTTCTAGAGTCATTGTGCAGGCAAACAGAAAAGCTGGAAGATTCAAGGTCCAAGGTTGACACCTTACAAGGTTTACTTTTAAGGGAAGAGCAACCTCAAGAGTCTTCTAAAGGATACAACACAGAGAGGGAACAGAAGCTGGTAGACCTTTTAAAG AGTGCTCAAGAGGAACGAGAATCCCTGCTGCAAAAGCAAGAAGAACTGACCTCGGAATTGAAGGTTCTTCGAGCGGCTGCTGAAGTTAGTACTGCGGAATCCGAACGTCTGACAAAGTGTGTTCATTTGCTGGAGTCAACCGTCGAGGTGGCGAACAATGAACGAAAGCAATTGGACATGGAGTTGGCAGAGGCTAGGCAAGAAGGAGCAAACCGAAGTATAGAAATTAGTAGGTTAGCCACTTTACTGGAGAATGCTCGAGCGAAAATCGAAGAATTGGAACAGTCGAGGCAAGTGGAGAACAAAAGCGAGGCTGACGAGCTTTTGGACGCCGCCAGAAGGGAGAAAGATACTTTAGAGACTCAAGCAGCGGCTCTCCAGGAGCAACTGGCTCGTTCGCACTGCGATCACGATCGTCTCAGAGATCAATACTCGCAGCTTCAAGAAGAATACAAA GTAGCCCGCAATAACGCAAAATCAGCCATCGACGATCTAGAGTACAGACTAAATCAGCTGAAAGACGAACGGTTGTCGGTGAGCACGGAGTTGCAACTTGTCAGGGATTCCTTGGCAGAACTGCAAGCCCAGTGTCAGAGGCATCTGGAGGATAAAAGGGAATTGAAAGCTGCCCTGAACGAGGCGCAGCGAAGGGAACGCGAGGCTCAAACGCGGCAGTTCGAGTTGGAAAGAGCTTTGGCAGAGGAACGGAAATTGAGGCAAGACGAAGTTGTCGAGTGGGAGCAGTTTCAAACGGACTTGCTAATGACCGTGCGGGTCGCGAACGATTTCAAAACCGAAGCTCAAAGTGAATTGGAACGCGTTGTTTTGGAGAACAAGGCGCAGCGGGACAAGCTCAGAGCACTGGAGGCTCAACTCGATAAACTGAACAAAG CCAGCACTCCCGTTTCTCAATGTAAGATATACAGTAACGCAACCAGAAGTAGTCGCAAACCTGCAAGCAATATATTGAAACGTGGACGTACTATTGTAAAGAGACGACACGAGTCTAAGAAAAGTGCACTCAATAGCGATTTGCCGATAACGACGATTGACCCGGACCCCTGTGACGCCGTTAATCCGAAATTCGAAGAGCCTAACAGTTCGATTGCTTTAGAAGAGTTAAATGTACCGTTGCAATACGAGAATGTAGAATTCGACGATAAATTAACCAAGTGTTCTAAAGAACCCGTCAAATTGGATGACAAATTAATTTCTGGCAAAGAAATTGAGTTCTGTCCCATTCCCGATAAGAATGAATTGCACTCGTCTAAAAAGAACGTTTTTGAGTCCGTTAATGATATATCCAAAGACTCGAATCTTTTAAATACATGTTCATCGGTGGGGTTCAATCTGACTGATGAAAGTAAAAGGTCAAGcgattcattgaattattcggGGGATCATCCagagttgaatatttctaatatgtcCACTGTTGAGAAAAACGTAGTAGCAAAAGCGTCCTTGTTAAATGATATAAAGGGTATCCAAAATATGGGAAAGGATTGTTACGGCATTACCATCTCGAATAGCAAATTTTATGTTCCTATGGATTATGTTTTCTCTGGCACGGAAAATGTAATGGACGATTTGAAGTTCGAAGTGGAGCCAGAGATGAAGAAGGCATGGCAAGAATGTACTCGTGGGACTAACGGTATCAAAGAAGAATCTCAAGCTTTAAATAAATCGGACTTAGAAAAGGACAAGGAAAACTTGTCCAACGAATTTGACGCAACTTCCAAATTAGAAGACGACCTTAACAGTCAACAGTTTGCTAACAAGAAACGAAAGATGTTTCTAACGAAGACTGAGTCTGACattaacaatgaaattattgactCTCTGATAGATAGCACTCAGAGGAAAAATATTTCCAAGGCTAATCGTTGGCATAAAAGTCATTCTGTCTCTTtggagaatataaatattcctgataaattaaaaaacactGAGGAATTAATCAGTGATCATAATCACATAAAAAAGAACGGTATACATTATAGAGACACAAAAGGCCCGACACCTTTGAGGCCACAAAGTGTGccgattgaatttaatttacataaaaaaccGGATCATCCGGGTCTCTCAGATGTGAATGAAAATAACCCGATAATTCCCaagaaagaaacgaatgaaaagaCTGCAGCACCATATCCCATTTTGTCTTCCGTGGAAAATTTACCTACAACTGCGCTCGATATTACAACGTCTCCGAAAATATGTTCAAACTCACACTCGAAAGAGAATACTCCAGGATCGAACTCGTTAAATCCACCCACCACAGTTCAGCGAATACCCAGTGGATCCCCAAAGCTTGACAGCGAAGTGCAAGAAACAAAGAAAGGCTTGACCCTATGCGAAGCGAATAGATTAAAacgtatgaaatttttaaacatgaATTTATGTCAGTCTGATTCGGAACAACAACAGTCTGTAAATGGTTCTATTACCACGAATAAAGAGTCACATGAAAGTGACGTTACAAACGTAACTTCAAATATAAAAACCGATCAGAGCAATTCTGTATTCGTCAACAAGGATAAATCTGTAATAGGGAGGACGTCGTCTTTAAGAGAAAAATTTGAGACAATCGTTGAAGATGTGGAACTGAGACCAGGCCGGCAAATAGGTACAAAACGCGACC CGAATCAAAAGGTGATACAACAACCGCCTCAGAGGCCAGCGAGCACTCCAACTGACACTCAACAGTGCGTACTGACCAGTGTGCAACAGGAAATAGCAGCCCGACGTAAGGCAAACATTTCAAGGCAGGATTCGAGGCTGTCGGTGAAGTGTTTAATAGAGAGCATCGAAAATGCCACTAAACAGGCTAAAGCAG gaCCGGGAAGTCGCAGTAGTTCCACGTCCTCCCTCAATTCCATTGGAACGAATGATATAATGACGTTGAAGGCTCCGCTCAGGGATCAACAGCAAATCAATAACTTGATCTGCACGGCGAACACGACGAATAACAATAAAACTCAAGCGGTGATAACGAGAAAGCCGTTGTCAG AGACAAAGTCAACACCTGTGGTGTTAAGCCCTGGTGAGCTGCTGGACTCTGCTGCTTTGAATGCCAAGGCGATCGACTTTGTGCGTCGCAACAGCGTGACAGACTTGTCGGAGCGCAAAGATCCTCTTTGCGGGCTGATTAAGAACGGAGGCTCGAAACGAAACGCGTTGCTCAAGTGGTGTCAGAATAAAACGTTAGGCTATCGGAACATCGATATCACGAATTTCAGTAGCTCGTGGAACGATGGCCTGGCGTTGTGCGCCATTCTCCACTCTTACCTCCCTCACAAAGTACCCTACGACACTTTAACGCCGGTTGAGAAGCGACGGAATTTTTCTATTGCCTTCTCCGCTGCCGAGAGCGTCGGTATACCCACCACCTTG AACATCGGCGAAATGTGTCAATTGGAGCGGCCCGACTGGCAACAAGTCATGACGTACGTGACAAGTATTTACAAACACTTTGAAACGTAA
- the LOC116426205 gene encoding uncharacterized protein LOC116426205 isoform X3, with product MIRQLLDALGGNTARSGMSVGSGKRTPSKRATDATSNITKSTKTRSKSESRLVSGAGRKRDTIASFFSPKRPAHRTARDSCDGHRVRRVEDQLRGQQNQSSQQPQQQQQQPQPQQQQPTQPQQQQQEQQIPLRQAASASSLEAKNENPAVGNWGSLGKEGVKGNSKGNYNSKGPAKGSRMQELEREIEVLRKERGRLESNLREASCDAQNFRELRSELASLKEQHSLELERLTEENETLRSRLRDVAHSPLSDSEKQQLLLDASRLHNSAPASIAIPQDEASTPITSIPQDSGQCTTPDWDKHSSSSVSEVSVACLQDRILQMEETHYSTNEELQATIQELSDLQAQLTELQADNERLTEEKDVLLESLCRQTEKLEDSRSKVDTLQGLLLREEQPQESSKGYNTEREQKLVDLLKSAQEERESLLQKQEELTSELKVLRAAAEVSTAESERLTKCVHLLESTVEVANNERKQLDMELAEARQEGANRSIEISRLATLLENARAKIEELEQSRQVENKSEADELLDAARREKDTLETQAAALQEQLARSHCDHDRLRDQYSQLQEEYKVARNNAKSAIDDLEYRLNQLKDERLSVSTELQLVRDSLAELQAQCQRHLEDKRELKAALNEAQRREREAQTRQFELERALAEERKLRQDEVVEWEQFQTDLLMTVRVANDFKTEAQSELERVVLENKAQRDKLRALEAQLDKLNKASTPVSQCKIYSNATRSSRKPASNILKRGRTIVKRRHESKKSALNSDLPITTIDPDPCDAVNPKFEEPNSSIALEELNVPLQYENVEFDDKLTKCSKEPVKLDDKLISGKEIEFCPIPDKNELHSSKKNVFESVNDISKDSNLLNTCSSVGFNLTDESKRSSDSLNYSGDHPELNISNMSTVEKNVVAKASLLNDIKGIQNMGKDCYGITISNSKFYVPMDYVFSGTENVMDDLKFEVEPEMKKAWQECTRGTNGIKEESQALNKSDLEKDKENLSNEFDATSKLEDDLNSQQFANKKRKMFLTKTESDINNEIIDSLIDSTQRKNISKANRWHKSHSVSLENINIPDKLKNTEELISDHNHIKKNGIHYRDTKGPTPLRPQSVPIEFNLHKKPDHPGLSDVNENNPIIPKKETNEKTAAPYPILSSVENLPTTALDITTSPKICSNSHSKENTPGSNSLNPPTTVQRIPSGSPKLDSEVQETKKGLTLCEANRLKRMKFLNMNLCQSDSEQQQSVNGSITTNKESHESDVTNVTSNIKTDQSNSVFVNKDKSVIGRTSSLREKFETIVEDVELRPGRQIGTKRDPNQKVIQQPPQRPASTPTDTQQCVLTSVQQEIAARRKANISRQDSRLSVKCLIESIENATKQAKAGPGSRSSSTSSLNSIGTNDIMTLKAPLRDQQQINNLICTANTTNNNKTQAVITRKPLSETKSTPVVLSPGELLDSAALNAKAIDFVRRNSVTDLSERKDPLCGLIKNGGSKRNALLKWCQNKTLGYRNIDITNFSSSWNDGLALCAILHSYLPHKVPYDTLTPVEKRRNFSIAFSAAESVGIPTTLNIGEMCQLERPDWQQVMTYVTSIYKHFET from the exons ATGATCCGGCAATTGCTTGACGCTCTAGGAGGGAACACG GCTCGGAGCGGAATGTCCGTGGGTTCGGGCAAGCGTACACCCTCTAAACGGGCAACTGACGCCACGTCAAATATCACGAAGTCGACGAAAACTCG ATCCAAGTCGGAATCAAGGCTGGTCTCCGGCGCCGGGAGGAAAAGGGACACGATCGCGTCGTTTTTTAGCCCGAAAAGGCCAGCGCACAGAACAGCGAGGGATTCCTGCGATGGACACCGGGTGCGGCGGGTAGAGGACCAGCTAAG AGGACAACAAAACCAATCGTCGCAGcagccgcagcagcagcagcaacagccgcagccgcagcagcagcaaccgacgcagccgcagcagcagcaacaggaGCAACAGATCCCGCTGCGACAGGCTGCCAGCGCCTCCTCGCTGGAAGCGAAGAACGAGAACCCCGCCGTGGGGAATTGGGGCTCTCTCGGTAAAGAAGGGGTCAAGGGGAACTCCAAGGGGAACTACAACTCGAAGGGACCCGCGAAGGGTTCCAGGATGCAGGAGCTTGAGCGTGAGATCGAGGTGTTGCGCAAGGAACGCGGCCGGCTCGAGTCGAACCTACGTGAGGCGTCCTGCGACGCTCAGAATTTTCGCGAGTTGCGCTCCGAGCTCGCCTCTCTGAAG GAGCAGCACAGTTTGGAGTTAGAGCGTTTGACAGAAGAGAACGAAACTCTTCGCTCAAGACTCAGGGACGTAGCTCATTCTCCATTATCGGATTCTGAGAAGCAGCAACTACTTCTGGATGCATCCAGATTGCATAACTCTGCACCAGCATCCATAGCCATTCCTCAAGATGAAGCTTCTACCCCTATCACGTCCATACCCCAAGATAGTGGACAATGCACTACCCCGGATTGGGACAAACATTCTTCCAGTTCTGTATCAGAGGTTTCTGTCGCATGTCTGCAGGATAGAATATTGCAAATGGAAGAAACACATTATTCAACGAACGAGGAGTTACAAGCAACAATACAGGAATTAAGCGATCTACAA GCGCAGCTTACAGAATTACAAGCTGATAATGAAAGGTTAACAGAGGAGAAGGATGTGCTTCTAGAGTCATTGTGCAGGCAAACAGAAAAGCTGGAAGATTCAAGGTCCAAGGTTGACACCTTACAAGGTTTACTTTTAAGGGAAGAGCAACCTCAAGAGTCTTCTAAAGGATACAACACAGAGAGGGAACAGAAGCTGGTAGACCTTTTAAAG AGTGCTCAAGAGGAACGAGAATCCCTGCTGCAAAAGCAAGAAGAACTGACCTCGGAATTGAAGGTTCTTCGAGCGGCTGCTGAAGTTAGTACTGCGGAATCCGAACGTCTGACAAAGTGTGTTCATTTGCTGGAGTCAACCGTCGAGGTGGCGAACAATGAACGAAAGCAATTGGACATGGAGTTGGCAGAGGCTAGGCAAGAAGGAGCAAACCGAAGTATAGAAATTAGTAGGTTAGCCACTTTACTGGAGAATGCTCGAGCGAAAATCGAAGAATTGGAACAGTCGAGGCAAGTGGAGAACAAAAGCGAGGCTGACGAGCTTTTGGACGCCGCCAGAAGGGAGAAAGATACTTTAGAGACTCAAGCAGCGGCTCTCCAGGAGCAACTGGCTCGTTCGCACTGCGATCACGATCGTCTCAGAGATCAATACTCGCAGCTTCAAGAAGAATACAAA GTAGCCCGCAATAACGCAAAATCAGCCATCGACGATCTAGAGTACAGACTAAATCAGCTGAAAGACGAACGGTTGTCGGTGAGCACGGAGTTGCAACTTGTCAGGGATTCCTTGGCAGAACTGCAAGCCCAGTGTCAGAGGCATCTGGAGGATAAAAGGGAATTGAAAGCTGCCCTGAACGAGGCGCAGCGAAGGGAACGCGAGGCTCAAACGCGGCAGTTCGAGTTGGAAAGAGCTTTGGCAGAGGAACGGAAATTGAGGCAAGACGAAGTTGTCGAGTGGGAGCAGTTTCAAACGGACTTGCTAATGACCGTGCGGGTCGCGAACGATTTCAAAACCGAAGCTCAAAGTGAATTGGAACGCGTTGTTTTGGAGAACAAGGCGCAGCGGGACAAGCTCAGAGCACTGGAGGCTCAACTCGATAAACTGAACAAAG CCAGCACTCCCGTTTCTCAATGTAAGATATACAGTAACGCAACCAGAAGTAGTCGCAAACCTGCAAGCAATATATTGAAACGTGGACGTACTATTGTAAAGAGACGACACGAGTCTAAGAAAAGTGCACTCAATAGCGATTTGCCGATAACGACGATTGACCCGGACCCCTGTGACGCCGTTAATCCGAAATTCGAAGAGCCTAACAGTTCGATTGCTTTAGAAGAGTTAAATGTACCGTTGCAATACGAGAATGTAGAATTCGACGATAAATTAACCAAGTGTTCTAAAGAACCCGTCAAATTGGATGACAAATTAATTTCTGGCAAAGAAATTGAGTTCTGTCCCATTCCCGATAAGAATGAATTGCACTCGTCTAAAAAGAACGTTTTTGAGTCCGTTAATGATATATCCAAAGACTCGAATCTTTTAAATACATGTTCATCGGTGGGGTTCAATCTGACTGATGAAAGTAAAAGGTCAAGcgattcattgaattattcggGGGATCATCCagagttgaatatttctaatatgtcCACTGTTGAGAAAAACGTAGTAGCAAAAGCGTCCTTGTTAAATGATATAAAGGGTATCCAAAATATGGGAAAGGATTGTTACGGCATTACCATCTCGAATAGCAAATTTTATGTTCCTATGGATTATGTTTTCTCTGGCACGGAAAATGTAATGGACGATTTGAAGTTCGAAGTGGAGCCAGAGATGAAGAAGGCATGGCAAGAATGTACTCGTGGGACTAACGGTATCAAAGAAGAATCTCAAGCTTTAAATAAATCGGACTTAGAAAAGGACAAGGAAAACTTGTCCAACGAATTTGACGCAACTTCCAAATTAGAAGACGACCTTAACAGTCAACAGTTTGCTAACAAGAAACGAAAGATGTTTCTAACGAAGACTGAGTCTGACattaacaatgaaattattgactCTCTGATAGATAGCACTCAGAGGAAAAATATTTCCAAGGCTAATCGTTGGCATAAAAGTCATTCTGTCTCTTtggagaatataaatattcctgataaattaaaaaacactGAGGAATTAATCAGTGATCATAATCACATAAAAAAGAACGGTATACATTATAGAGACACAAAAGGCCCGACACCTTTGAGGCCACAAAGTGTGccgattgaatttaatttacataaaaaaccGGATCATCCGGGTCTCTCAGATGTGAATGAAAATAACCCGATAATTCCCaagaaagaaacgaatgaaaagaCTGCAGCACCATATCCCATTTTGTCTTCCGTGGAAAATTTACCTACAACTGCGCTCGATATTACAACGTCTCCGAAAATATGTTCAAACTCACACTCGAAAGAGAATACTCCAGGATCGAACTCGTTAAATCCACCCACCACAGTTCAGCGAATACCCAGTGGATCCCCAAAGCTTGACAGCGAAGTGCAAGAAACAAAGAAAGGCTTGACCCTATGCGAAGCGAATAGATTAAAacgtatgaaatttttaaacatgaATTTATGTCAGTCTGATTCGGAACAACAACAGTCTGTAAATGGTTCTATTACCACGAATAAAGAGTCACATGAAAGTGACGTTACAAACGTAACTTCAAATATAAAAACCGATCAGAGCAATTCTGTATTCGTCAACAAGGATAAATCTGTAATAGGGAGGACGTCGTCTTTAAGAGAAAAATTTGAGACAATCGTTGAAGATGTGGAACTGAGACCAGGCCGGCAAATAGGTACAAAACGCGACC CGAATCAAAAGGTGATACAACAACCGCCTCAGAGGCCAGCGAGCACTCCAACTGACACTCAACAGTGCGTACTGACCAGTGTGCAACAGGAAATAGCAGCCCGACGTAAGGCAAACATTTCAAGGCAGGATTCGAGGCTGTCGGTGAAGTGTTTAATAGAGAGCATCGAAAATGCCACTAAACAGGCTAAAGCAG gaCCGGGAAGTCGCAGTAGTTCCACGTCCTCCCTCAATTCCATTGGAACGAATGATATAATGACGTTGAAGGCTCCGCTCAGGGATCAACAGCAAATCAATAACTTGATCTGCACGGCGAACACGACGAATAACAATAAAACTCAAGCGGTGATAACGAGAAAGCCGTTGTCAG AGACAAAGTCAACACCTGTGGTGTTAAGCCCTGGTGAGCTGCTGGACTCTGCTGCTTTGAATGCCAAGGCGATCGACTTTGTGCGTCGCAACAGCGTGACAGACTTGTCGGAGCGCAAAGATCCTCTTTGCGGGCTGATTAAGAACGGAGGCTCGAAACGAAACGCGTTGCTCAAGTGGTGTCAGAATAAAACGTTAGGCTATCGGAACATCGATATCACGAATTTCAGTAGCTCGTGGAACGATGGCCTGGCGTTGTGCGCCATTCTCCACTCTTACCTCCCTCACAAAGTACCCTACGACACTTTAACGCCGGTTGAGAAGCGACGGAATTTTTCTATTGCCTTCTCCGCTGCCGAGAGCGTCGGTATACCCACCACCTTG AACATCGGCGAAATGTGTCAATTGGAGCGGCCCGACTGGCAACAAGTCATGACGTACGTGACAAGTATTTACAAACACTTTGAAACGTAA